One Mya arenaria isolate MELC-2E11 chromosome 5, ASM2691426v1 genomic window carries:
- the LOC128234466 gene encoding 52 kDa repressor of the inhibitor of the protein kinase-like yields the protein MLDTLTQLGLFFKYSPKRSRRLEEAVTKANSTRPKSEQISKSKFHVFCETRWVEKQTTLRDFSSMYEPIVECLEAIGQLESGWDTKAVTDAYGLLKKITDSTFIVCFQTVLHMFGYVIGISSKLQGTSLDIIQAYEMVTHVKTSVSEARNADYKDVYTKASTMAQKAGLDSLQMPRRCGRQTQRSNVPADNVEQYYERAVFLPFVDSMSQQPNLRFNTMTQQACLAFCLLPNNIASATQESMLALLDFYRDDMPQPDMFAQEVQLWKQTWRNTENKPSTIVETLTETCQHMYPNISKVLTLLLLTSVTSAGVERSNSSLKFIKNPHRSTMGQSRFNALMLLFIHRDIKLDIEEIVNIYARKYPRRMLLIDPLCE from the coding sequence ATGTTGGACACGCTCACCCAACTAGGACTGTTTTTCAAGTATTCGCCGAAACGCAGCAGGCGTTTAGAAGAAGCTGTTACCAAGGCTAACTCCACTCGACCGAAATCAGAGCAAATATCGAAATCCAAGTTTCATGTTTTCTGCGAGACCAGGTGGGTAGAAAAGCAAACAACATTGCGTGATTTCAGCAGCATGTATGAGCCAATAGTGGAATGTTTGGAGGCGATTGGGCAGCTGGAATCTGGCTGGGATACAAAAGCGGTCACTGACGCTTACGGTCTGCTGAAGAAGATTACCGATTCGACATTCATTGTGTGCTTTCAGACCGTCTTACACATGTTTGGATATGTAATCGGCATCAGCAGCAAACTACAGGGCACATCTCTGGACATTATTCAGGCATATGAAATGGTTACGCATGTTAAAACCTCTGTGTCTGAAGCAAGGAACGCTGATTACAAAGATGTGTACACAAAAGCATCAACAATGGCACAAAAAGCTGGGTTAGACAGCCTCCAAATGCCTAGACGATGTGGACGTCAGACACAGAGAAGTAACGTGCCAGCAGACAACGTAGAACAGTACTATGAACGGGCTGTGTTCCTTCCTTTTGTGGACTCAATGTCACAGCAACCAAACCTCAGATTTAACACCATGACACAGCAGGCATGTCTGGCGTTCTGTCTGCTGCCAAATAACATTGCCAGCGCCACTCAAGAGTCGATGCTAGCTCTTCTGGACTTTTACAGAGATGACATGCCACAGCCAGACATGTTCGCACAAGAGGTCCAGCTCTGGAAACAGACCTGGAGGAACACGGAAAACAAGCCGTCGACTATTGTCGAAACATTGACAGAAACATGCCAACATATGTATCCCAACATATCGAAAGTGCTTACACTGTTGCTTTTAACTTCTGTGACATCAGCAGGAGTGGAACGGTCCAACTCGTCATTGAAATTCATCAAGAACCCGCACAGGAGTACCATGGGCCAGAGCCGGTTCAACGCTCTCATGCTACTCTTCATTCATAGGGACATAAAATTGGATATTGAGGAAATTGTGAACATCTATGCCAGGAAATATCCTAGGCGCATGCTACTGATAGATCCATTGTGCGAATAG